In the genome of Candoia aspera isolate rCanAsp1 chromosome 1, rCanAsp1.hap2, whole genome shotgun sequence, one region contains:
- the LOC134488251 gene encoding small ribosomal subunit protein uS14: MGHQQLYWSHPRKFGQGSRSCRVCSNRHGLIRKYGLNMCRQCFRQYAKDIGFIKLD, translated from the exons ATGGGCCACCAGCAGCTCTACTGGAGCCACCCCAGGAAGTTCGGGCAGGGCTCGCGCTCCTG CCGAGTGTGCTCCAACCGTCACGGGCTGATCCGCAAGTACGGCCTCAACATGTGTCGCCAGTGCTTCCGCCAGTACGCCAAGGACATCGGCTTCATTAAG TTGGATTAA